The Enterobacter mori genomic interval GCATGGACGAGTATAACAAGCCTGATCTAAGCCACGTCATTAGCCAAAATCAGCGCGCCGACGATCTCACCCGCCAGACGGCGGGGGAGTTCGCAGAGCAGTTTAACCTGCGCCTGTTCCCGTACACCTGGATCACCGATATCGACGCCGAAGCCCACGTAGTGAAAGCAAAAGAGAAAACCTGGCAGTACGACAGGCTGGTACTGGCCACGGGTGCCTCTGCGTTTGTGCCGCCGATTGAGGGGCGCGAGCTGATGATCACCCTCAACAGCCAGCAGGAGTATCAGGCCAGTGAAACCCTGTTGCGCGATGCGCAACGGGTGATGATTGTCGGCGGCGGGCTGATAGGCACCGAGCTGGCGATGGATTTCTGCCGGGCGGGCAAATCCGTCACCCTGGTTGACCACGCGGCGAGCATTCTGTCGGCGCTGATGCCCGCAGAAGTAAGCAGTCGCTTACAGCATCGTCTGACCGACATGGGCGTCCATCTGCTGTTGAAATCACAGTTGCACACCCTGAGCAGAACCGAAGGCGGCATTCGTGCCACGCTCGACCGCAGCCGCAGCGTTGAGGTGGATGCGGTTATCGCGGCGACGGGCCTACGCCCGGAAACCGCGCTGGCGCATCGCGCCGGGGCCGAAACAGGCCGTGGCGTGAAGGTAAATAGCTACCTGCAAACCACGCAGCCCGATATTTACGCGTTAGGCGACTGCGCTGAAATTAACGGTCAAGTGCTGCCTTTTTTACAGCCGA includes:
- the norW gene encoding NADH:flavorubredoxin reductase NorW encodes the protein MNNGIVIIGSGFAARQLVKNIRKQDASVPLTVIAADSMDEYNKPDLSHVISQNQRADDLTRQTAGEFAEQFNLRLFPYTWITDIDAEAHVVKAKEKTWQYDRLVLATGASAFVPPIEGRELMITLNSQQEYQASETLLRDAQRVMIVGGGLIGTELAMDFCRAGKSVTLVDHAASILSALMPAEVSSRLQHRLTDMGVHLLLKSQLHTLSRTEGGIRATLDRSRSVEVDAVIAATGLRPETALAHRAGAETGRGVKVNSYLQTTQPDIYALGDCAEINGQVLPFLQPIQLSAMYLAKNLLGGSAPLKLPAMLVKVKTPELPLHLAGETQRQDLNWQITLEPQGMIARGVDVDGQVHAFVVSEDRMKEAFALLKSLPA